The proteins below are encoded in one region of Penaeus chinensis breed Huanghai No. 1 chromosome 25, ASM1920278v2, whole genome shotgun sequence:
- the LOC125038672 gene encoding uncharacterized protein LOC125038672: MNRLVVMETQLSHARQALKQRDFHIAVLEEKLRLYMKAEETAVGSEVGFLESLKDTRMASVEEKCRKLERQVMEMERFLGEYGMVWCEAEETYLLDNPVNASCSYSSSEGTTPNVTPSHTPRAHPRVRIKRHRRNHKNREVRRVVAESTSRSISSEAEPFSLDYEKLLAAITELNIMAQGDATAEVGESLQLTLYKNGIVVNDGGFRSFEAVKTRQFLQDILDGFFPSELQAVYPEGVPIKVRDKRQVIFLPNSSRRKGSNRPPVPPKPRLATASDSLPTGSSLTSVTSMMCSSETDPRPSDLTAPAEATPAAPTGAEPGGDSSHLCPDVDYRSESSDVSSRRNSLQRGSDKSEGEGGGSRAEVGRRGSDSGRRSTELGRRGSELWRPTEAPAAGVPIMRREGRRESESRRGSDHRTHQCRRGSECRRSSELARTTLDLDLGRRMTSKHPLEWNRINRTAFLLNDDTFDTNGNQLRRGSLGVMGADPYDMDSLRKRRTSVEDFLAKVPTCVVKNGKIVNLREEVADMLMGPSRKNSLTLVHTPVLDEAGESQESNDQDNHSGEGETQQQAPQEGQPDDPSATADGGSAVSSVGVGAGSGGVGSGGTGGGAGGATTSSAAHHDHGHGPTRTTLRIKVENGTETYMIKLKASDTLDKLRAYLRSYRGDNEDFDIVKTYPFQVLEQGTATMAELGLVPNAALHLKVAARPRPPESLSLHAGILVGGGGSLGGGGGGGGGILGGGGGGGGGGGGGGGGGGSTSSSVFLSTAAAAVSQSITMTTASHTSPSHHHHHHHHHPAVMTPGGGGGASSSSPSSRRVPSPSLPQIPPNLHPDLPPTTVPLLCFPDAHDTTSGNES, encoded by the exons ATGAACCGCCTCGTGGTCATGGAAACCCAGCTCTCCCACGCTCGCCAGGCGCTCAAGCAGAGGGACTTCCACATAGCGGTCCTCGAGGAGAAGCTGAG GCTGTACATGAAAGCCGAGGAGACCGCAGTCGGCAGTGAGGTCGGCTTCCTGGAGTCTCTCAAAGACACACGAATGGCGTCGGTGGAGGAGAAGTGTCGCAAGTTGGAGAGGCAGGTcatggagatggag CGTTTCCTCGGCGAGTACGGCATGGTCTGGTGCGAGGCGGAGGAAACCTACCTCCTCGACAACCCCGTCAACGCCTCCTGCAGTTACTCGTCCTCGGAGGGCACCACGCCCAACGTCACGCCCTCGCACACGCCCAGGGCCCATCCGAGAGTCAGGATCAAGAGGCATAgaag AAACCACAAGAACCGCGAGGTGCGTCGGGTCGTGGCGGAGTCGACATCGCGGAGCATCTCTTCTGAGGCGGAACCCTTCAGTCTAGATTACGAGAAGCTTCTGGCGGCCATCACGGAGCTCAATATTATGGCCCAGGGAGATGCCACGGCCGAG GTGGGCGAGAGTCTGCAGTTGACCCTCTACAAGAACGGGATTGTGGTGAACGACGGAGGCTTCCGAAGCTTCGAGGCGGTGAAgacgaggcagttcctgcaggACATCCTCGACGGCTTCTTCCCTTCCGAGCTGCAGGCCGTCTATCCCGAGGGCGTGCCGATCAAG gtGCGGGACAAGCGGCAGGTGATCTTCCTGCCCAACTCCTCGCGGCGCAAGGGCAGCAACCGCCCGCCCGTGCCCCCGAAGCCGCGCCTGGCCACGGCCTCCGACTCGCTCCCGACGGGCTCCTCGCTCACCTCCGTCACCTCCATGATGTGTAGCAGCGAGACGGACCCCCGCCCGAGCGACCTGACCGCGCCCGCCGAGGCCACGCCCGCGGCGCCGACGGGGGCTGAGCCCGGCGGCGACTCCTCGCATCTCTGTCCCGACGTCGACTACAGGAGCGAGTCGAGCGACGTGAGCAGCCGACGGAACTCCCTGCAGCGCGGGAGCGACAAGTCCGAGGGCGAGGGCGGAGGCAGCCGGGCGGAAGTGGGCAGGCGCGGCAGCGACTCCGGCCGGCGCTCGACCGAGCTGGGGCGGCGGGGCAGCGAGCTGTGGCGGCCGACGGAGGCGCCGGCGGCGGGCGTGCCCATCATGCGGCGCGAGGGGCGGCGGGAGAGCGAGTCGCGGCGCGGCTCCGACCACCGCACGCACCAGTGCCGCCGGGGGTCCGAGTGCCGCCGCAGCAGCGAGCTGGCGCGGACGACGCTGGACCTCGACCTCGGGCGGAGGATGACCTCGAAGCACCCGCTGGAGTGGAACCGCATCAACCGCACGGCCTTCCTCCTCAACGACGACACCTTCGACACCAACGGCAACCAGCTGCGGCGGGGCAGCCTGGGCGTGATGGGCGCCGACCCCTACGACATGGACAGCctcaggaagaggaggacgtcCGTCGAGGACTTCCTGGCCAAGGTCCCCACCTGCGTCGTCAAGAACGGCAAGATCGTCAACCTGCGCGAGGAGGTCGCCGACATGCTCATG GGCCCCTCGAGGAAGAACTCGCTCACCCTCGTCCACACGCCCGTGCTCGACGAGGCGGGCGAGAGTCAGGAGAGCAACGACCAGGACAACCACTCGGGCGAGGGGGAGACGCAGCAGCAGGCGCCGCAGGAGGGCCAGCCTGACGACCCGAGCGCCACGGCCGACGGCGGGAGTGCCGTGTCTTCGGTGGGGGTGGGTGCAGGTAGCGGCGGGGTTGGTTCGGGTGGGACTGGCGGAGGCGCGGGCGGGGCGACGACCTCGTCCGCTGCTCATCACGACCACGGACACGGCCCCACGAGAACGACTCTGCGGATCAAAGTGGAGAACG GCACAGAGACCTACATGATTAAGCTGAAGGCCTCGGATACCCTGGATAAACTTCGTGCTTATCTGAGGTCTTATCGTGGAGATAACGAGGACTTTGACATCGTGAAGACCTATCCATTCCAG GTTTTAGAACAAGGAACCGCAACCATGGCCGAGCTGGGCCTCGTCCCGAACGCCGCCCTACACCTCAAAGTGGCAGCTCGACCTCGTCCTCCAGAGTCCCTGTCCCTCCACGCTGGAATattggtaggaggaggagggagtcttgggggaggaggaggaggaggaggaggaattctaggaggaggaggaggaggaggaggaggaggtggtggtggtggcggcggaggAGGCAGCACAAGCAGCAGTGTCTTCCTGTCCACCGCCGCGGCAGCCGTCAGCCAGAGCATCACCATGACCACCGCCAGtcacacctctccctctcaccaccaccaccatcaccaccaccacccggcGGTGATGACcccgggcggcggcgggggcgcttcgtcctcctccccctcctcccgtcgcgtgccctccccctccctgccccagaTCCCCCCCAACCTCCATCCGGACCTCCCCCCTACCACCGTCCCCCTCCTGTGTTTCCCAGACGCCCACGACACGACCTCGGGGAACGAGTCGTAA